A single Montipora foliosa isolate CH-2021 chromosome 7, ASM3666993v2, whole genome shotgun sequence DNA region contains:
- the LOC138009591 gene encoding uncharacterized protein — MNLRLLKRVSNAKQYHIPTILSTNIRILSNKVDELQQVASLNKAQVICLTETWLSSNIQNMAVTIPGYSIFRSDRVNRDGGGVCAYISNSIPCKWLADYHHCNVESLWLSLRPHSLPRNVSIILLGIIYHSTACREPENQVLCEHIQIVVDTFLAKYKNAMVIITGDFNPTSTHLDLSRITGPNNLKQMVNFYTRDSGILDCFFTNRASLFELSRLPKIAASDHYVILANPSLPKTITDPTRKIKLRDLRKSNWRDFGEWMTTMSWDLLYAAPSCSEKLAILTSELTTAMDIYFPFRSVRIHIQDKPWVTGQASDQGEWFHRFIGPDQPDQFQDCLALANGINDFFVSITEQFTPLVQSPVRHTIVPPSLLVSEFEVLRDLNNLSSNKAPGPDGISNQIFKVFAPELAPVICAIYNQSLQDSFVPGSLKQSIVTPVPKISPPQEIDNDLRPISLTNSIAKILEGFTNRRLLQQIGDKIDSKQFARKGHSTTHALVYLLQAIHEAIDRGNNCVRIFFSDFSKGFDLIDHQILMDELSLLGVDPVHFSWIRSFLTNRTQAVRIGNVLSDWKHTHGGIPQGTKMGVTLFSVMINRLLKDWNVRAKYVDDTTVVEILPRNSISLLDLAVRDTHSFCTAHKMKLNPRKCNEMLINFMEYPNSVIPPICIGNHQLERVSSFKLLGVKIRDDLKWNDHIDYIYCKAAKRLYTLRVLKRAGVANSALSDPFWNMPWLLGKTSLNICHLN; from the exons ATGAATCTTCGCCTTCTCAAGAGAGTGTCAAATGCTAAGCAATATCATATCCCCACAATCTTATCCACAAACATCCGCATTCTCTCCAATAAAGTGGATGAACTACAGCAAGTTGCATCTCTGAATAAAGCACAAGTCATTTGTTTAACTGAGACATGGCTTTCTTCGAATATTCAGAACATGGCTGTCACGATTCCTGGCTACTCTATCTTTAGATCGGATAGGGTGAACCGCGATGGTGGTGGAGTATGTGCTTACATCTCAAATTCTATCCCATGCAAGTGGTTAGCAGATTACCACCATTGTAATGTTGAGTCCTTGTGGCTCTCTTTGAGACCACATTCTCTTCCAAGAAATGTGTCTATTATCCTGCTTGGAATTATTTATCATTCTACTGCCTGCCGTGAACCCGAAAATCAGGTTCTCTGTGAGCATATCCAGATAGTGGTGGATACATTCCTCGCTAAATACAAAAACGCGATGGTGATTATTACAGGAGATTTTAATCCCACTTCGACACATCTTGACCTATCACGAATCACTGGTCCCAATAATTTAAAACAGATGGTAAACTTTTACACCCGTGACTCTGGCATTTTGGACTGCTTTTTTACGAACAGGGCTAGTTTATTCGAGCTTTCAAGGCTTCCCAAGATCGCGGCCTCAGATCATTATGTTATCCTAGCAAACCCCAGCTTGCCTAAAACGATTACCGACCCAACTCGTAAGATCAAGTTGAGGGATTTGAGAAAAAGCAACTGGAGGGATTTTGGTGAGTGGATGACAACAATGAGCTGGGATTTGCTATATGCTGCTCCTTCATGCTCCGAGAAGCTTGCAATTTTAACGAGTGAACTCACAACCGCAATGGATATTTACTTCCCGTTCCGATCTGTGAGAATTCATATACAAGACAAACCCTGGGTTACTG GTCAAGCTTCTGATCAAGGTGAATGGTTTCATAGATTTATTGGCCCTGATCAACCGGACCAATTTCAGGATTGTTTGGCCCTAGCAAATGGGATTAATGACTTCTTTGTCAGTATTACGGAACAATTTACACCCTTGGTTCAATCTCCTGTTAGACATACTATTGTACCACCTAGCCTACTCGTGTCAGAATTCGAGGTCTTGAGGGATCTAAATAACTTGTCATCAAACAAAGCTCCAGGTCCTGACGGGATTTCTAATCAAATATTCAAAGTGTTCGCCCCTGAGTTAGCACCTGTTATTTGCGCAATTTATAATCAGTCATTACAGGATTCATTTGTTCCAGGATCATTAAAGCAGTCGATCGTAACACCAGTACCCAAGATTTCCCCGCCACAAGAGATTGATAATGATCTCCGTCCAATCTCCCTTACTAATAGTATTGCAAAGATCCTGGAGGGATTTACGAACAGGAGGCTTCTACAACAGATAGGAGATAAGATTGATTCCAAACAATTTGCTAGGAAAGGACATTCAACAACTCATGCCCTTGTTTACCTCCTACAAGCAATCCACGAGGCTATTGACCGTGGAAATAATTGTGTTAGAATCTTCTTCTCGGATTTTTCTAAGGGTTTTGACTTGATTGACCATCAGATCCTTATGGACGAATTATCACTGCTTGGTGTGGACCCAGTGCATTTCAGTTGGATAAGATCTTTTTTAACAAATAGAACTCAAGCCGTGCGCATCGGAAATGTCTTATCGGACTGGAAGCATACCCATGGAGGTATACCCCAAGGGACCAAGATGGGTGTCACCCTTTTCTCGGTTATGATAAACAGACTCCTGAAGGATTGGAATGTGAGAGCAAAATACGTTGATGATACCACAGTTGTAGAAATCCTGCCTCGCAATTCAATAAGCCTTCTCGATTTGGCTGTTAGAGAcacacattcattttgtactgccCATAAGATGAAGCTAAACCCTCGGAAGTGTAATGAAATGCTGATAAATTTTATGGAGTACCCGAACTCTGTAATTCCACCTATTTGTATTGGAAATCACCAGCTCGAACGTGTCTCATCTTTTAAATTACTTGGTGTTAAAATCAGAGACGATCTTAAATGGAATGACCACATAGACTATATTTATTGTAAGGCCGCCAAACGTTTATATACCCTAAGAGTGCTTAAAAGAGCTGGTGTAGCAAATAGTGCTCTGTCAGATCCATTTTGGAATATGCCGTGGCTGCTTGGCAAGACATCCCTGAATATTTGTCATCTAAATTAG